The following coding sequences lie in one Candidatus Neptunochlamydia sp. REUL1 genomic window:
- the gatC gene encoding Asp-tRNA(Asn)/Glu-tRNA(Gln) amidotransferase subunit GatC, with amino-acid sequence MTKLDKETLIDLTKLCRINCSEEELETLLNNLQSILGYIDQMEEVDTEGVPVCNHVSEEMESVTREDEPDQSLDRKTFLDNSPSHVGGMIRVPTVIKF; translated from the coding sequence GTGACGAAATTAGACAAAGAAACACTTATCGATCTGACCAAGCTGTGTCGGATCAACTGCAGCGAAGAAGAGTTAGAAACGCTTCTTAACAACCTCCAGTCTATCCTAGGTTATATCGACCAAATGGAAGAGGTTGATACCGAAGGCGTCCCTGTGTGTAACCATGTCAGTGAAGAAATGGAGTCGGTTACTCGAGAAGATGAGCCAGATCAATCTCTCGATAGGAAAACATTCCTCGATAATAGTCCTTCTCATGTTGGCGGAATGATCCGCGTTCCAACTGTCATTAAATTTTGA
- the gatA gene encoding Asp-tRNA(Asn)/Glu-tRNA(Gln) amidotransferase subunit GatA: MYLKSALQLHDAFVKGELTASEITSYYLQRIQTLDSDLESFINVFSDRAMAKAEELDVKRATGAPVGKLAGIPIAIKDNIQIKREVTTCGSKFLSNYVAPFDATAVRLIEEQDGLVIGKTNMDEFAMGSSTEHSAYQTTRNPWNLSCAPGGSSGGSAAAVGGRLAPIALGSDTGGSIRQPAAFTGTVGFKPTYGRVSRHGLVAFGSSLDQIGPFANSVKDIALMMEVMGRPCDFDATNVKKTPENYLDHLETSIQGKTVGVPWGFLDELSDGARKVFEEALDVLKKTGVKLVEIKLTKLKYSIPIYYILSTAEASTNLARFDGIRFGKRSESAKNLDEIYDLSREEGFGPEVKQRILLGTFVLSSGFQDAYYKKAQKIRTLMIQEYKKAFEICDVIAMPVTPSPAFEIAGIRDPLEMYLQDLYTVGANLAGLPAISVPSGKNGNDLPHGLQFLGPQMSDGKVMHFAYQFEKALNLTGFIPPLFDKESAV, translated from the coding sequence ATGTATCTTAAATCTGCCCTACAACTTCATGATGCCTTTGTAAAAGGAGAGCTCACCGCCTCTGAAATCACGTCCTATTATCTACAACGTATCCAAACATTGGATTCGGACCTTGAATCATTCATAAATGTTTTCTCTGACCGCGCTATGGCAAAAGCTGAAGAACTTGATGTAAAACGTGCAACCGGAGCTCCTGTTGGAAAATTAGCTGGGATTCCTATAGCTATTAAAGACAACATTCAGATTAAAAGAGAAGTCACAACATGTGGTTCCAAGTTCTTATCAAACTATGTCGCTCCATTTGATGCAACAGCAGTCCGCTTGATTGAAGAGCAGGATGGTCTTGTGATTGGCAAAACCAATATGGATGAGTTTGCGATGGGCTCATCAACAGAACATTCAGCATATCAAACGACGAGAAACCCATGGAATCTTTCCTGTGCTCCAGGAGGATCCTCAGGAGGATCTGCTGCAGCCGTTGGCGGAAGGCTTGCCCCAATAGCTCTCGGCAGTGACACGGGTGGATCGATTCGTCAGCCTGCTGCGTTTACAGGAACCGTAGGATTCAAACCCACCTACGGACGAGTCTCCCGTCATGGCCTCGTTGCCTTTGGCTCCTCACTCGACCAAATTGGTCCATTTGCAAACTCCGTAAAAGACATCGCTTTGATGATGGAAGTGATGGGTCGTCCTTGCGACTTTGATGCAACGAATGTGAAAAAGACTCCAGAAAACTATCTTGACCACTTAGAAACCTCGATCCAGGGAAAGACTGTCGGTGTACCGTGGGGCTTTCTAGATGAACTATCTGATGGCGCCAGAAAAGTCTTTGAAGAGGCCTTAGATGTCCTAAAAAAAACCGGCGTAAAACTTGTTGAAATCAAGCTCACCAAATTAAAGTACTCGATTCCAATTTACTACATCTTGTCAACCGCAGAGGCTTCAACAAACCTTGCCCGATTTGATGGCATCCGTTTTGGAAAACGCTCTGAAAGTGCAAAAAATCTGGATGAAATCTACGATTTATCTCGGGAAGAAGGGTTCGGGCCGGAGGTGAAGCAAAGGATCCTTCTTGGAACTTTTGTCCTCTCTTCAGGATTTCAAGATGCCTATTATAAAAAGGCCCAGAAGATTCGAACACTGATGATTCAAGAGTACAAGAAAGCCTTTGAGATTTGTGACGTTATAGCAATGCCAGTCACCCCTTCGCCAGCTTTTGAAATTGCCGGAATTCGTGATCCTCTAGAAATGTATTTGCAAGACCTCTATACAGTTGGAGCAAATTTGGCAGGATTGCCAGCAATTAGTGTTCCTTCGGGAAAAAATGGCAATGACCTCCCTCATGGTCTACAGTTTCTAGGGCCACAAATGTCTGATGGAAAAGTCATGCACTTTGCCTATCAATTTGAAAAAGCGCTTAACTTAACGGGATTCATCCCTCCCCTTTTTGACAAGGAGTCTGCAGTATGA